A part of Candidatus Moraniibacteriota bacterium genomic DNA contains:
- a CDS encoding HIT family protein, protein MTLFDKIISGEIKSWKVWEDENYLAFLTPFPNTPGMTVVIPKVNTGNYLFSLKDEDYHGLLDAARTVAKILEKTFDTPRVAMIFEGTGVAHVHAKLFPLHGKLAGETGVWSKHVEFYPEYIGYLTTVEGPRMSDEELNEVQRKIRNAQK, encoded by the coding sequence ATGACTCTCTTCGACAAAATCATTTCCGGTGAAATCAAATCATGGAAAGTATGGGAAGATGAAAACTATCTCGCCTTTCTGACCCCGTTTCCCAATACGCCAGGAATGACAGTGGTTATTCCCAAAGTGAATACAGGAAACTATCTTTTCAGTCTGAAAGATGAGGATTATCATGGATTGCTTGATGCGGCGCGAACGGTAGCAAAGATTCTTGAAAAGACGTTCGATACTCCACGAGTGGCGATGATTTTTGAGGGAACTGGCGTTGCACATGTGCATGCCAAGCTCTTTCCGCTTCATGGGAAACTCGCCGGCGAAACAGGAGTTTGGAGTAAGCACGTCGAATTCTATCCGGAATATATCGGCTACCTCACGACCGTCGAGGGACCGAGAATGTCCGATGAAGAACTGAATGAGGTACAGAGAAAAATACGGAATGCGCAGAAATAG
- a CDS encoding C39 family peptidase, which yields MKEILPLKPFQETLHAGMCGPASLRIVLEYYGVEKTEQELARLCGTNDDLGTSDQGLKNAAEQLGFMVEIKNESTFEDIEKWLDKKVPVIVNWFTRGRTDYTDSDVADGHYSVVAGLDGDSIYLQDPEVGSMRKLEREDFMTVWFDFTGKYIKPDELIIRQVVAVYR from the coding sequence ATGAAAGAAATACTTCCTCTCAAACCGTTCCAAGAAACCTTGCATGCCGGCATGTGTGGTCCAGCTTCTTTGAGAATTGTTTTGGAATATTATGGTGTTGAAAAAACAGAACAGGAACTGGCACGGCTCTGCGGAACAAATGATGATTTGGGGACAAGTGATCAGGGGTTAAAGAATGCTGCTGAGCAGCTTGGCTTCATGGTAGAAATAAAAAATGAGAGCACTTTTGAAGATATTGAGAAGTGGCTTGACAAGAAGGTTCCCGTAATCGTGAACTGGTTTACACGAGGACGAACGGACTACACCGATTCGGATGTGGCTGACGGACATTATTCCGTGGTAGCAGGATTGGACGGTGACTCTATCTACCTCCAAGATCCAGAGGTAGGTTCGATGAGAAAGTTGGAGCGAGAAGACTTCATGACCGTGTGGTTCGATTTCACCGGAAAGTATATCAAGCCGGACGAACTTATCATTCGTCAGGTTGTTGCAGTGTATCGATAA